The proteins below come from a single Candidatus Chlamydia sanziniae genomic window:
- a CDS encoding solute carrier family 26 protein, whose translation MRASPFLFKNFIPKLYTSIKEGYSFNTFKKDFLAGITVGILAFPFAIAIAIGIGISPIQGLLASIIGGFLASALGGSRVLISGPSSAFISILYCIAAKYDIEGLFTVTLIAGIFLIGFGLAGLGTFIKYMPYPVVTGLTTGLAVIIFSSQIKDFLGLQMGANVPTEFIAKWIAYWDHLWTWDSKSFAVGLFTLLIMIYFRNYKPRYPGVMIAIITATTLVWLLKIDIPTIGSRYGTLPASFPLPSFPHLSFTKILQLTPDGLTIAVLSGLETLLAAVVADGMTGWRHQSNCQLVAQGIANLGTSFFSGMPVTGSLSRTAASIKSGATTPIAGLIHSISICFILLLLAPLTVKIPLTCLAAVLILIAWNMSDIHHFIHLFTAPKKDVIVLLTVFILTVMTTITSAVQVGMMLAAFLFMKQMSDLSDVISTAKYFDDDNQQKDTDFVSKDEIPPDTEIYEINGPFFFGIADRLKNLLNDIEVSPKIFILCMTRVPTIDASAMHALEEFFLECDRQGTLLLLAGVKKTPLADLKRYHLDELIGVDHIFSKTKGALLFAQALTNLESKSSCQ comes from the coding sequence GTGAGGGCTTCCCCATTTCTATTTAAAAATTTCATTCCTAAGCTTTATACCAGCATTAAGGAAGGCTACTCTTTCAATACTTTTAAAAAAGATTTCTTAGCGGGGATTACTGTAGGTATCTTAGCCTTTCCCTTCGCTATTGCCATAGCCATTGGCATAGGCATATCGCCAATCCAAGGTCTCCTCGCTTCGATTATCGGAGGATTTTTAGCCTCAGCCTTAGGCGGGAGTAGAGTCCTTATCTCAGGACCCTCAAGTGCTTTTATCTCTATTCTCTATTGTATAGCGGCAAAATATGACATTGAAGGACTTTTTACTGTAACATTAATAGCAGGCATTTTCCTTATAGGCTTTGGACTTGCAGGACTAGGAACCTTTATTAAATACATGCCCTACCCAGTCGTTACAGGACTCACAACAGGCCTCGCTGTGATTATCTTTTCCTCTCAAATCAAAGATTTTCTAGGCCTACAAATGGGAGCAAACGTCCCCACAGAATTTATCGCAAAATGGATTGCTTATTGGGATCACTTATGGACCTGGGATAGTAAATCTTTTGCCGTAGGACTCTTCACCCTACTCATTATGATCTACTTCCGTAATTATAAGCCTCGTTATCCAGGAGTCATGATTGCAATTATTACCGCAACTACTCTCGTTTGGCTACTAAAGATAGATATCCCGACTATTGGCAGTCGCTATGGAACTTTACCAGCATCTTTCCCCCTACCCTCCTTTCCCCATCTTAGCTTCACTAAAATTCTTCAATTAACACCGGATGGCTTAACCATTGCTGTTTTGTCGGGATTAGAAACTTTACTCGCGGCTGTTGTTGCTGATGGAATGACCGGTTGGCGACACCAATCTAATTGTCAGCTTGTTGCCCAAGGAATAGCCAATCTCGGTACATCATTCTTTTCCGGAATGCCCGTAACAGGGTCCTTATCACGAACAGCGGCAAGTATAAAATCAGGAGCAACCACCCCAATAGCAGGACTTATCCATTCTATTTCCATTTGCTTTATTCTTCTACTGCTTGCTCCGCTTACAGTGAAAATTCCTCTCACTTGTCTTGCTGCCGTTTTAATTTTAATTGCTTGGAATATGAGTGACATCCACCATTTTATCCATTTATTCACAGCTCCTAAAAAAGACGTTATTGTGCTTCTTACTGTTTTTATTCTCACCGTAATGACAACAATTACTTCAGCAGTACAAGTAGGAATGATGCTAGCAGCATTCTTATTCATGAAGCAAATGAGCGATTTATCTGATGTAATTTCAACAGCTAAATATTTCGACGATGACAACCAACAAAAAGACACAGACTTTGTAAGTAAAGATGAGATCCCTCCAGATACAGAAATCTACGAAATTAACGGTCCTTTTTTCTTCGGAATTGCTGATCGCTTGAAGAATCTCCTCAACGATATAGAAGTCTCTCCAAAAATTTTTATCCTCTGCATGACGCGAGTCCCCACCATAGATGCTTCTGCCATGCATGCATTAGAAGAATTCTTCTTAGAATGTGATCGTCAGGGAACTCTTCTACTATTAGCAGGAGTGAAAAAAACCCCTTTAGCAGATCTCAAACGTTACCATCTAGACGAATTGATTGGAGTGGATCATATCTTCTCTAAAACTAAAGGTGCTCTACTTTTTGCTCAAGCCCTCACTAATTTGGAAAGTAAGTCTTCATGTCAATGA
- a CDS encoding NhaD family Na+:H+ antiporter, which produces MLKFQLCALFLFGYVAIVFEHIVRVNKSAIALVMGGLMWLVCFSHIQGAADHMILAEEIADMAQVIFFLFSAMAIVELIDAHKGFLIIVKFCRIQSRTLLLWVLIILSFFLSAALDNLTSIIVIISILKRLVKSREDRLLLGALCVIAVNAGGAWTPLGDVTTTMLWINNKVTSWGIIRSLFFPSLVCVIVAGTCGQLVMRKNRASLVPKEIELQSAPPKSIWIICIGLGSLLMVPIWKACLGVPPFIGALLGLGLVWLASDWVHSPHGEDRYHLRVPHILTQIDISSITFFIGILLAVNALTFSHILSTFSSWMDNLFSKHIVAVFIGLISSVLDNVPLVAATMGMYQVPLDDSLWKLIAYTAGTGGSILVIGSAAGVAFMGLEKVDFLWYFKKISWIALASYFGGLLSYFLLESIYLG; this is translated from the coding sequence ATGTTGAAATTCCAATTGTGTGCTTTGTTTCTGTTTGGATATGTCGCGATTGTTTTTGAACACATTGTTAGGGTGAATAAGTCTGCTATTGCTTTAGTCATGGGAGGGTTAATGTGGTTAGTTTGCTTTTCCCATATACAGGGTGCGGCAGATCATATGATCTTGGCGGAAGAAATCGCTGATATGGCTCAGGTAATCTTTTTTTTATTTTCTGCTATGGCAATCGTGGAACTCATTGATGCTCACAAAGGGTTTTTAATTATTGTTAAGTTTTGTCGCATACAATCACGGACATTGCTTCTTTGGGTGCTTATCATTTTGTCATTTTTCTTATCTGCAGCTTTAGATAATCTGACTTCAATCATTGTTATTATTTCTATTTTAAAACGTTTGGTTAAGTCCCGAGAGGATCGTTTATTATTAGGAGCTCTTTGTGTGATTGCTGTTAATGCTGGAGGGGCATGGACTCCTCTAGGAGATGTGACCACTACAATGCTGTGGATTAATAATAAGGTTACTTCTTGGGGAATTATACGATCTTTATTTTTCCCAAGTCTTGTTTGTGTAATAGTTGCTGGAACTTGTGGTCAGTTGGTCATGCGTAAGAACCGAGCTTCTTTGGTCCCTAAGGAAATAGAACTTCAATCTGCTCCTCCTAAGAGTATTTGGATTATTTGTATAGGTTTGGGTTCCCTACTTATGGTGCCTATATGGAAAGCTTGCTTAGGAGTTCCTCCATTTATTGGAGCTTTATTAGGTCTTGGTCTTGTTTGGCTAGCAAGTGATTGGGTTCATTCTCCTCATGGTGAAGATCGTTATCATTTACGTGTTCCTCATATTCTGACGCAAATTGATATTTCTTCTATTACTTTTTTTATAGGGATTTTATTGGCTGTGAATGCGTTAACTTTTTCCCATATACTTTCTACTTTCTCTTCGTGGATGGATAATTTATTTTCAAAGCATATCGTTGCTGTTTTCATTGGTCTTATCTCCAGTGTTTTGGATAATGTTCCTCTCGTAGCTGCTACTATGGGAATGTACCAAGTTCCTTTAGACGATAGTTTATGGAAATTAATTGCGTATACTGCGGGCACTGGGGGAAGTATTCTGGTTATAGGATCTGCTGCAGGTGTAGCGTTTATGGGGTTGGAAAAGGTTGATTTTTTGTGGTATTTTAAGAAAATTTCTTGGATTGCGTTGGCTAGTTATTTTGGAGGCTTACTTTCTTATTTTTTATTGGAGAGTATTTATCTTGGATGA
- a CDS encoding protease-like activity factor CPAF gives MKKGKIGALLCSLSVMSVVTVFSKDLTKENAFQDLGFIQHLIEVKYAPLPWKQVLFNWNLEEQTQHARRQLLLEEKPTTAYCQRVFSNYVQSLNDYHAGIVFYRNENAYLPYILKLTDDGHVYVVDVNTTHGDISLGDELLEFNGMLVEEAIESVRFGRGSLADYAAATRSLFSRSAALGEQVPSGIAMMKVRRPSGLIRNSTTRWRYTPEHIGDFSLVAPLMPNHKTDLPLQGCALFRHNQQSSVHGSSLFSSHMLPYFWEETHAQNKQRVNSGYHLGNKDGFFPDFGNILWEQISGPYRANIFKARDSSGNLYRIGFLRISTYIWTDLENREPNRLETPWETFGEIIDILQKESDALIIDQTNNPGGSVFYLYGLLSMLTDRPLETPKHRMILTQDEVATALEWREMLEGVFTDTQARAVLGETMEGYCMDMHAVGALQNFSKDILDCWASGDISLSKPIPLLGFTEVQPHPRHRYTKPIFVLINEEDYSCGDFFPAILKDNGRAVLIGKPTAGAGGFVFRVTFPNRSGVKSVSLTGSLAVRTSGEFLENLGVSPDIDLGFSAKDLQTGKYSDYISTVRSIVTKSLMDTRQNSKPEVEAEVEAEVEAEVEAEELVETQLLVHVNSYGKID, from the coding sequence ATGAAAAAAGGAAAAATAGGGGCCTTACTATGTAGTTTGAGTGTGATGAGCGTTGTTACGGTTTTTTCTAAGGACTTAACAAAAGAAAATGCATTTCAAGATTTAGGCTTTATACAGCATTTAATTGAAGTAAAGTATGCGCCTTTGCCTTGGAAGCAGGTGTTATTTAATTGGAATTTAGAAGAACAAACCCAACATGCTCGTCGTCAATTGTTACTAGAAGAAAAACCTACAACAGCTTATTGCCAAAGGGTTTTTTCGAATTATGTACAATCTTTAAATGACTATCATGCTGGAATAGTTTTTTACCGAAATGAGAATGCATATCTTCCTTATATTTTAAAGCTTACAGATGATGGGCATGTGTATGTTGTAGATGTAAATACAACACATGGTGATATTAGCTTAGGGGATGAGTTATTGGAATTTAATGGTATGTTAGTAGAGGAAGCTATTGAGAGTGTTCGTTTTGGGCGGGGAAGTCTTGCTGATTATGCTGCAGCTACACGTTCGCTATTTTCTCGTTCTGCAGCTTTAGGGGAACAGGTTCCTTCAGGCATTGCAATGATGAAAGTCCGTCGTCCGAGTGGTTTAATACGTAATTCAACGACACGCTGGCGTTATACCCCTGAGCATATCGGAGATTTTTCTTTAGTAGCACCTTTAATGCCTAACCACAAAACGGACCTGCCTCTACAAGGTTGTGCGTTGTTTCGTCATAACCAACAATCATCTGTGCATGGTAGTTCTTTGTTTAGTTCGCATATGCTTCCCTATTTTTGGGAAGAAACCCATGCGCAAAATAAGCAACGCGTGAACAGTGGATACCATTTGGGGAATAAGGATGGTTTCTTCCCTGACTTTGGTAATATACTTTGGGAGCAAATTTCGGGTCCTTATCGAGCAAATATTTTCAAAGCAAGGGATAGCTCTGGGAATTTATACCGCATAGGTTTTTTGCGAATTTCTACTTATATTTGGACGGATTTAGAAAATCGTGAGCCCAATCGTCTTGAAACACCTTGGGAAACTTTTGGAGAGATCATTGATATCTTACAAAAGGAGAGTGATGCTTTAATTATCGACCAAACGAATAATCCTGGAGGAAGTGTTTTCTATCTCTATGGGTTACTTTCTATGCTAACAGATCGTCCTTTGGAGACGCCTAAACATAGAATGATTCTTACTCAGGATGAAGTAGCAACAGCATTGGAGTGGAGGGAAATGCTTGAGGGTGTCTTTACTGATACACAAGCGCGAGCTGTGCTTGGGGAGACTATGGAAGGGTACTGCATGGATATGCATGCTGTAGGAGCTTTGCAAAATTTTTCCAAGGATATACTGGATTGTTGGGCTAGTGGAGATATTTCTCTTTCGAAACCTATACCACTACTTGGATTTACTGAAGTGCAACCTCATCCACGGCATCGTTATACGAAGCCAATATTTGTATTGATTAATGAAGAGGATTATTCTTGTGGAGATTTCTTTCCTGCGATTTTAAAAGACAATGGACGTGCTGTCTTAATAGGCAAGCCGACAGCAGGAGCTGGAGGATTTGTTTTCCGGGTGACCTTCCCTAACCGTTCGGGAGTGAAATCTGTATCTTTAACAGGTTCTTTAGCAGTAAGAACTAGTGGGGAGTTCCTGGAAAATTTAGGAGTCTCTCCTGATATAGATTTGGGCTTTTCTGCAAAAGATTTGCAAACAGGGAAATATTCGGATTATATCTCGACGGTTAGATCTATTGTTACAAAGTCTCTCATGGATACAAGACAAAATTCAAAGCCTGAAGTTGAAGCTGAAGTTGAAGCTGAAGTTGAAGCTGAAGTTGAAGCTGAAGAGCTTGTAGAAACACAACTTCTTGTTCATGTGAATAGCTATGGCAAAATAGATTAG
- the ispH gene encoding 4-hydroxy-3-methylbut-2-enyl diphosphate reductase yields the protein MRKLIVCNPRGFCSGVIRAIQVVELALKRWGSPIYVRHEIVHNRHVVNALHAKGAIFVEELADVPEGAKVIYSAHGISPAVRVEAKARKLIDIDATCGLVTKVHSAVKLYANKGYQIILIGHKKHVEVIGIAGEAPENVIVVENVDDVEALPFAPEVPLFYITQTTLSLDDVEEIVGALQKRYLSLVTLPRSSICYATTNRQKALQSVLPWVGFAFVIGDINSSNSNRLREMIEKRGVSAALINGPEYISEEIMDCSGNIAITAGASTPEHIVQACIRRLIKLIPGLKVEDDVFTIEDVVFQLPKELRC from the coding sequence ATGCGCAAACTTATTGTATGCAATCCTCGAGGGTTCTGTTCTGGAGTTATTCGTGCTATTCAAGTTGTGGAATTGGCATTAAAGAGGTGGGGGAGTCCTATTTATGTGCGCCATGAAATTGTTCACAATCGTCATGTTGTCAATGCTTTACATGCTAAGGGTGCAATTTTTGTTGAAGAGTTAGCAGATGTTCCCGAGGGAGCAAAAGTGATTTATTCTGCGCATGGAATTTCTCCCGCTGTCCGTGTAGAAGCAAAAGCACGTAAGCTTATAGATATTGATGCTACGTGTGGTTTGGTTACCAAAGTACATTCTGCAGTAAAATTATATGCGAATAAGGGCTATCAGATAATTTTAATAGGCCATAAGAAGCATGTTGAAGTTATCGGTATTGCAGGAGAAGCCCCTGAGAATGTCATTGTTGTAGAAAATGTAGATGATGTAGAAGCTTTACCTTTTGCTCCTGAAGTCCCTTTATTTTATATTACACAAACTACTTTAAGTTTGGATGATGTTGAAGAGATTGTTGGAGCTTTACAGAAGCGTTATTTGTCGTTGGTTACTCTCCCTAGATCATCAATTTGTTACGCAACAACAAACCGTCAGAAAGCACTACAGTCGGTATTGCCGTGGGTAGGTTTTGCATTCGTCATTGGAGATATCAATAGCTCAAATTCTAATCGTCTTCGTGAGATGATTGAAAAAAGAGGCGTTTCCGCTGCATTAATTAACGGTCCTGAGTATATTTCTGAGGAGATTATGGATTGTTCTGGGAACATTGCTATCACTGCAGGGGCGTCAACTCCTGAGCATATTGTCCAGGCATGTATACGTCGACTAATTAAACTCATCCCTGGTTTAAAAGTAGAAGATGATGTATTTACTATAGAAGATGTCGTATTCCAACTTCCTAAAGAATTACGCTGTTAG
- a CDS encoding SAM-dependent methyltransferase, whose protein sequence is MSYSNFLKNYAVSKSLRNFFLVVRQFFSRIIFSFRECIYLFCSLYVKYPRLLLYDVIKYFYSLLHNPYAKLRISPQSSLLKEGNVYGETPWSALYKISKAFGITSQDVIYDLGSGLGKVCFWFAHVIQCQVLGVENQENFVRFSVNIHRKLSSGFTLFCLQDFKDISLSEASCVYFYGSSYSRRVLKDVLQAFVSMAPGAIVISISFPLDSFPYGKKLFFTEKKCVVRFPWGRTIAYKNVRKHLDAY, encoded by the coding sequence ATGTCGTATTCCAACTTCCTAAAGAATTACGCTGTTAGCAAGTCTCTACGCAATTTTTTTTTGGTAGTAAGGCAGTTTTTTTCCAGAATTATTTTTTCTTTTCGAGAGTGTATATACCTTTTTTGTTCATTATATGTGAAGTACCCGAGGTTACTTTTATATGATGTAATCAAGTATTTCTATTCTTTATTGCATAATCCCTATGCTAAGCTTCGTATATCTCCGCAATCCTCATTGTTAAAGGAGGGGAATGTTTATGGAGAGACTCCCTGGTCAGCTCTTTATAAAATCAGCAAAGCTTTTGGTATAACTTCTCAGGACGTTATTTATGATTTAGGATCTGGATTAGGAAAAGTTTGTTTTTGGTTTGCCCATGTCATACAATGTCAGGTTTTGGGAGTAGAAAACCAAGAGAATTTTGTTCGCTTTTCTGTAAATATTCACCGCAAACTATCTTCGGGATTTACATTATTCTGCTTACAAGATTTCAAAGACATTTCATTATCGGAAGCATCTTGTGTTTATTTTTATGGTTCATCGTATTCCCGACGTGTACTAAAGGATGTTCTTCAAGCTTTTGTTTCTATGGCTCCGGGGGCAATTGTTATTAGCATTTCTTTTCCTCTAGATTCTTTTCCTTATGGAAAGAAGCTTTTCTTCACAGAAAAAAAATGTGTTGTACGCTTTCCTTGGGGAAGGACTATAGCGTATAAGAATGTTCGTAAACATCTTGATGCTTATTGA
- a CDS encoding SycD/LcrH family type III secretion system chaperone: MSYLTYLLDKIASICKQDFPFPDDLEKYLENYVPNKDLPLDTYQKIFKVSFEDLERVYKEGYHAYLNKQYQESCQIFRWLVFFNPFVSKFWFSLGASLHMDKQYSQALHAYGVTAILRDKDPYPHYYAYICYTLLSEEEEAEKALELAWKRAKDTPIYKELKEEILEIKNRG, from the coding sequence ATGTCATACTTAACTTATTTATTAGATAAAATTGCTTCAATATGTAAACAGGATTTTCCTTTTCCTGACGATTTAGAAAAATATTTAGAAAATTACGTTCCCAACAAAGACTTACCCTTAGATACTTATCAAAAGATATTCAAAGTTTCTTTCGAAGATTTAGAAAGAGTATATAAAGAGGGCTATCACGCCTATTTAAATAAACAATACCAAGAAAGTTGCCAAATATTTCGTTGGCTTGTTTTTTTTAATCCTTTTGTCTCTAAGTTCTGGTTTTCTTTGGGAGCTTCTTTGCATATGGATAAACAGTATTCCCAAGCTTTGCATGCTTATGGCGTAACAGCAATATTACGCGATAAAGACCCTTATCCTCACTACTACGCATATATATGCTACACCCTCCTAAGTGAAGAAGAAGAAGCAGAAAAAGCTTTAGAATTGGCATGGAAACGCGCAAAGGATACGCCTATTTATAAAGAACTTAAAGAAGAAATATTGGAAATCAAAAATCGTGGCTAA
- a CDS encoding site-specific tyrosine recombinase XerD produces MPQSSFYTTILEKFSLFLSVDRGLSRQSVAAYCQDISLFLSVCLIQDSMNISQNSVYFFVEELHKRKEAETTIARRLIALKVFFLFLQDHELLPYPPIIEHPKIWKRLPSVLTLKEVDALLATPHQIDGNPPQIAFRDTAILYTLYSTGIRVSELCGLCLGDASDDCIRVTGKGSKTRLIPLGSLAKKAIDAYLPFRDKHQKKNPKEEHLFLSIRGRKLDRSCVWRQIHNYAKQITLKPTSPHSLRHAFATHLLDNKADLRVIQEMLGHACIASTEVYTHVAADTLIEKFLAYHPRRS; encoded by the coding sequence ATGCCTCAATCCTCATTTTACACTACTATTTTGGAAAAATTTTCTCTCTTTCTTTCTGTAGATCGAGGCCTCTCTCGACAATCTGTAGCTGCTTATTGCCAAGACATCTCACTTTTTCTTTCCGTATGCTTAATACAAGATTCTATGAATATTTCACAAAACAGTGTGTATTTCTTCGTAGAAGAATTACATAAACGTAAAGAAGCAGAAACCACGATAGCGCGAAGACTCATCGCTTTAAAAGTATTTTTTCTTTTCTTACAAGACCATGAGCTCTTACCCTACCCTCCAATAATAGAGCATCCTAAAATCTGGAAACGCCTACCTTCCGTACTCACCTTAAAAGAAGTCGATGCTTTGCTCGCAACCCCTCATCAAATAGACGGTAATCCCCCTCAAATCGCTTTTCGAGATACTGCAATTCTTTATACTCTTTACTCTACAGGCATTCGCGTCTCAGAACTCTGTGGATTATGCCTAGGTGATGCAAGTGATGACTGCATTCGCGTTACAGGAAAAGGTTCTAAAACACGGTTGATTCCTCTCGGCTCTCTTGCAAAAAAAGCTATTGATGCTTATCTCCCCTTCCGAGACAAGCATCAGAAAAAAAATCCTAAAGAAGAACACCTCTTTCTATCCATTCGAGGGCGCAAACTCGACCGTTCATGTGTATGGCGCCAAATCCATAATTATGCAAAGCAAATCACACTAAAACCTACATCTCCTCATTCATTACGACATGCATTCGCTACACACCTACTCGATAACAAGGCAGATCTACGAGTCATCCAAGAAATGCTAGGCCATGCCTGCATAGCCTCCACAGAAGTTTACACACACGTAGCCGCAGACACTCTGATAGAAAAGTTCCTTGCTTACCATCCAAGAAGGTCTTAA
- a CDS encoding glucose-6-phosphate isomerase — protein MSGNSFLDCTSTKVLQELALNPVDLTTSGILSEERVRQFSLTLEGMTLSFATERLDEAVIAALTSLVKERRLHESMLAMQGGEVINYIQGFPSESRPALHTATRAWVNETSSTGNAEEIVIKARIEAQRLKDFLEKVRDKFSTIVQIGIGGSELGPKALYWALRGCCSTDKHVHFVSNIDPDNVAEVLQVIDCAKTLVVTVSKSGSTLETTVNEEFVADHFAKQGLLFKDHFIAVTCEDSPMDDTNKYLEVFHLWESIGGRFSSTSMVGGVVLGFTFGFEVFYQLLQGSAAMDKVALQPQMIENLPMLSAMIGIWNRNFLGYPTEAVIPYSSGLEYFPAHLQQCCMESNGKSITIAGERVDFATSPILWGRTGTNSQHSFFQCFHQGTDIVPIEFIGFLKSQRGYDISFEGSRSEQKLFANMIAQTIALAQGRMNANPNKNFDGNRPSSLLVAQQLTPYTLGALLAYYEHKIVFQGFCWGINSFDQEGVSLGKELAHRVLELMRGAEGSGFPEAANLLALFNVKLT, from the coding sequence ATGAGTGGGAACAGCTTTTTAGATTGTACTTCGACTAAGGTACTACAAGAGCTTGCGTTAAATCCTGTGGACTTAACGACTTCCGGAATTTTGTCTGAGGAAAGAGTAAGGCAATTTTCATTAACTCTTGAGGGTATGACATTAAGTTTTGCTACTGAGCGTTTAGATGAGGCTGTAATCGCTGCTTTGACCTCTTTAGTGAAGGAACGAAGGCTGCACGAGTCTATGTTGGCTATGCAGGGAGGAGAAGTTATAAACTATATTCAAGGGTTTCCTAGTGAATCCCGGCCTGCTTTACATACGGCAACACGTGCTTGGGTAAACGAGACTTCTAGTACAGGGAACGCTGAAGAAATTGTTATAAAAGCTCGTATTGAAGCTCAACGTCTCAAGGATTTTTTAGAAAAAGTCCGTGATAAGTTTTCTACGATAGTACAGATAGGCATTGGGGGTTCAGAGTTAGGTCCTAAGGCTCTTTATTGGGCACTTCGTGGTTGTTGCTCAACAGATAAACACGTACATTTTGTTTCTAATATCGACCCTGACAATGTTGCTGAAGTTTTACAGGTAATCGATTGTGCGAAAACCTTGGTGGTTACAGTATCAAAATCAGGAAGTACGTTAGAAACTACTGTAAATGAAGAGTTTGTTGCTGATCATTTTGCTAAACAGGGTTTACTTTTTAAGGACCATTTTATTGCGGTTACTTGTGAGGATAGCCCTATGGATGATACAAATAAATACCTTGAGGTATTTCATCTTTGGGAGAGTATAGGTGGACGCTTTTCCTCAACTTCGATGGTGGGGGGGGTTGTCTTAGGATTTACTTTTGGTTTTGAGGTTTTTTACCAACTACTACAAGGTTCTGCTGCTATGGATAAGGTTGCTTTGCAACCACAAATGATTGAAAATTTGCCGATGTTATCGGCAATGATTGGTATTTGGAATCGTAATTTTTTAGGATATCCTACTGAAGCTGTGATTCCCTATTCTTCAGGTTTAGAATATTTTCCTGCTCATCTACAACAATGTTGTATGGAGTCTAATGGTAAAAGCATCACAATAGCCGGAGAGCGTGTAGATTTTGCTACAAGTCCAATTCTTTGGGGTCGGACTGGTACAAATAGCCAGCATTCCTTTTTTCAATGTTTCCATCAGGGAACGGATATTGTTCCTATAGAATTTATTGGTTTTTTAAAAAGTCAACGTGGATATGATATCTCTTTTGAAGGAAGTCGTTCCGAACAGAAACTTTTTGCCAATATGATTGCTCAGACAATTGCTTTGGCTCAAGGACGGATGAATGCTAATCCTAATAAAAATTTTGATGGCAACCGGCCGTCCTCTTTATTAGTAGCTCAGCAGCTTACTCCTTATACTTTGGGAGCTCTTCTCGCTTACTATGAACATAAGATTGTTTTTCAAGGATTCTGTTGGGGTATAAATTCTTTCGATCAAGAAGGGGTCTCATTGGGTAAAGAGCTTGCTCATCGTGTATTGGAATTAATGCGTGGGGCTGAAGGATCCGGTTTTCCCGAAGCCGCAAATCTGTTGGCCCTCTTTAATGTTAAATTAACGTAA
- the ltuA gene encoding protein LtuA (LtuA (late transcription unit A protein) is found exclusively in the genus Chlamydia.): MFFIRACSQGFLDVYGILLTRKGKQVVKSSSHMWVGTRSVVFYRLVS, translated from the coding sequence ATGTTTTTTATTCGCGCGTGCTCCCAAGGATTTCTAGATGTCTATGGCATCTTGTTAACTCGTAAGGGTAAACAAGTAGTGAAATCTTCTTCTCACATGTGGGTTGGAACACGAAGTGTAGTTTTCTATCGCCTTGTCTCTTAG
- a CDS encoding malate dehydrogenase: protein MAFARTVRVAVTGGTGQISYNFLFALAHGDVFGEDCGIDLRIYDLPGMERALSGVRMELDDGAYPLLEHLRLTTSLNDAFDGIDAAFLIGSVPRGPGMERGDLLKENGKIFSIQGAALNTAAKADAKVFVVGNPVNTNCWIAMKHAPRLHRKNFHAMLRLDQNRTHSMLAHRAQVALQDISRVVIWGNHSEKQVPDFTQAYILGKPATEVIGDRDWLENIMVPSVQNRGRAVIEARGKSSAASASRALAEAARAIFNPKEGELFSSGVCSDYNPYGIPEDLIFGFPCRMLLSGDYEIVSGLPWDAFIRKKIQMSLDEILQEKASVSLL from the coding sequence ATGGCATTCGCACGTACAGTTCGTGTCGCGGTTACGGGAGGTACAGGGCAAATTTCCTATAATTTTTTGTTTGCATTAGCTCACGGCGATGTTTTTGGCGAAGATTGTGGTATAGATCTACGTATTTATGATCTTCCTGGTATGGAGCGTGCCCTTTCAGGAGTGCGTATGGAACTTGATGACGGGGCGTATCCTTTACTGGAGCATCTACGTTTGACGACATCATTAAATGATGCTTTTGATGGTATAGATGCGGCTTTTCTTATCGGTTCAGTTCCTCGTGGTCCTGGCATGGAGAGAGGAGATCTGTTAAAAGAAAATGGAAAAATATTTTCGATACAAGGTGCTGCATTGAATACTGCGGCCAAGGCTGACGCCAAAGTATTTGTCGTTGGCAATCCCGTAAATACCAATTGTTGGATTGCGATGAAGCATGCTCCTAGATTACATAGAAAGAACTTTCATGCAATGTTACGTCTAGATCAAAATCGTACGCACAGTATGCTTGCTCATCGTGCTCAAGTTGCTTTGCAAGATATTTCTCGTGTTGTTATCTGGGGAAATCATTCAGAAAAACAGGTTCCTGATTTTACTCAAGCCTACATTTTAGGAAAACCCGCTACCGAAGTTATCGGAGATCGTGATTGGTTAGAGAACATCATGGTCCCCTCTGTACAGAATCGTGGTAGAGCTGTTATTGAAGCTCGTGGAAAGTCTTCAGCAGCGTCAGCATCGCGTGCTTTAGCAGAGGCAGCTAGAGCTATTTTCAATCCTAAAGAAGGAGAGTTATTCTCGTCAGGAGTATGTTCTGATTACAATCCTTATGGAATCCCTGAGGACTTGATTTTTGGTTTCCCATGTCGTATGTTGCTTTCTGGAGATTATGAAATTGTCTCTGGGCTACCTTGGGATGCCTTTATAAGGAAAAAAATCCAAATGTCTTTGGATGAAATTTTGCAAGAAAAAGCTAGCGTGTCTTTATTGTAA